The segment TAGTAATCAATGAACAACGAATCTATAGTGGTTTGAATGTGCTTGTTTATCTGCTGTAGAATATGAAGTCAATGCTGGATATACATCAGGATTAAGGGAACTTGGTTCCATTGCACTGAACACATGCTTCATCAATGGTTAAAGATAAGGGAGGGATTGGCTTTTAGCTTTATACATGCCATGATGAATAtgacaaaaaattcaattgctTTTATGCTCATGAACAAAGTGAGTTGATCTACAAATAGCTTGTGATCGGCTCATTTTCTGAATGAGCTTAAAAGTTGCTCAAGATTGGCTTGAAATCTACTCTGTACAAGTAGGACCAAGCCACAAACAGAGTTGAGTTTGAGTTTAACTCAAACTACTCAGTTCAAATTACACTCCTAGATTTTACTTAATTTCTGTATTTAAGCTCTGTCTGGAGTGatgatattattttcaatttttttgtggcAGGTTGAAGTGGAAATTTGGGGAATAGAATTAGTTGAACTTGTCGCATATTGTGCCAGTAAATGTCATGCTGCAACCACAATTTCTTGTAGTACTTTTGCAGAATGCCTAAATGACTTAGCTGGTGTTTTCTGTCAGGTATTTGATTTAGTTATGGGCTTCCGTCTATTGTACTTTGTGCAGCAATCACATCATTATGTGGATGTACTTGTATATGCTTTGAAATTTAACATGCTTGGCAGGTTATGACACCATTGGAAATGATTATTAGACTTTATGCCATTGGATTGTCCTTCATTGATCAAAATGCTAAGTCCATGATTGGTGATGTTATGCCATCCAAAGGTGCAAAAGATGAGCATGCAGTTGGTATTCTTGATGGAGTTACACTTTGCAATTTAGCACCCGTACTTGGTTCCTTACGAAGCTACTTTTATGATAATTGTGAAGAGAACTATGTGTCATGTGGGATTGACTACGAAGATCTTGCTTCTGATATACATTTAGATTCTCACCATGGAACCTCATTAAATTGCACACAAAAAAGTAGAGAGGTTTATCTACTGGCTTACTTGAATGTACTAAAGTTCCTCTGTAAGCCGCTTTCTGAACATGTAATCTCTCAGAATAAGCAGATAATTTTCAAAAGTGATGTTGCTGCTCTTTCTATGATGCTATGTAGTATTCAAGAAGCATTTCATCAGTTCAGTGacattgttttctattttcacaggtaattatatataattttctgtatcattttttctataaataacaaGAGTAATATTTGCATCCTCTAGCAAGTGAGTTCATCTTTTCCATTTCATTTAGAATCTCACAAAGGgtattgtgtttgattaaatatttgtttttttttttcttggagtaaCAGTACTTGTTGCTTGTGTCTGTTGATAATCGGTTTGAAACCAGGAGGACAATGCCTTGTTGGAGGACCCTATCTTGAGTGAAGTAGAAAAAACAGTTGAAGGTGTATTAGAATTGTTTTAACCTCTATAAGATGCACAACTAGCCAATTAAACTTATTTTAGGATTAATTTTTACCAAGGGATATTATGTTTTCTCATTCTAtttcctttttagtttataCTACTTAGGTTTTCGTGCTACACGAGTGTTGATTTATTTGAGATAGCTGTGATTTTGAGTATTGAAAAAAAGACTTTTGAGAATGGAGGAATATCAAGCAATCTGTCCTTATAGCGAGTTTCAATCTGTTCCTATACTTCTAGTTGCATTTATTGTATCCATCATGTATAACAAAATGCGCATCAGGACCTTCTTTTAGTGAtatcttttaaacttaataGATGAGGAGCCAGCAAGTTGCTACACATGACTGcccattttcaaattttaacatTTCTAGTGCATACTATATGCTGTCTCCCCATGTTCGTTAAAGAAAGGCCTTATTGGAGATCCTGTTAGATGTCAAGGATATTCTAGATGCAATTAGAAGTTAAATTTTAGATTCGAGGCTAGCTTGAAAGTATAATTGGTGGATCAAAGTTAGGTCCTCtgtaattaatttctttgtttttccccttttcttttcttctccttcgcCTCCCGTTCTCCTTTCCTCTATATCATTTGGttcctttattatttaaaactatCCATGGATGGAACTTTGACTGACATCTTTAGCTACCAATATTATCTAGCATTCTCTGAATAATTCTAATACATGGGTGCAGAAACAAATCTAAGAGGGAGGCAGCTGGTTTTGATGAGAACAAGATGATTCTTACTGTGTCTGTTGCTACTTTCATTCTATCCAGCAGAACAAAACACAAGTTGCAGGTTCTCTCtttcttgtaaaattaaaaaatccaaagtgATTGCCATTCACTTAATAATGAACTATTGATCCTATATAATTGAAGGACAATATGTTGCTTTTTCAAAGTTTGATTTTGCTGATGGGTTTCCCCTTTCTTATTACAGAAGAGTGTTCATCTAATTAAGCAGATCATTGCTAGCGAATGGATCCAACCTCAGGGGTTGAAATATATATCTGCTTCCCTATACAGTGTTGGCTTACTTTTGTATAGAAATAAACAAGTGAATGAGGTAATTTCTTATGGATGTGATTTCTAACTTGGAAAACATATTGGCATTAACTTGATATCATATCTggctaataaacaaaaaaaaattaaattatagaaagCCAATTCCgctttcatttccttttgtttGCATGATGTTATTGGTCTTTTTGCAAGAATTTTGCTTAAATAATGGTGCCAAATTTGAATTTCATTGAAAATCCAATGATTAAGAAGTGCATTGAGGATACAGTCATTTCATCATATTTGCTTTAATGCAATGCTACCACTTGTTTATAGTGCTTCTTTTAGAGTTTAAAAGACATTTGTGAAGGTAATACATAAATGTACCTTATAAAGGACTACATGCTGCTGTTTGAAAGTGTGCCCTGTGTTTTGCTGACACATTTTTGGTGTAAAGTAAGTGGTTGAAGTTACTGGTGTCACTTGACCTCTTAGGAACCTTGAAATGGGACCATGCATCTTGAATTGGTTACGCTTTGCATTCTGAGATTACAGCTATGCATGGCTGGATTGCCAAAATTGacaatccaaaatataatttaggttTTGTGCGTGGTGAAAGGTGTGAGATAAAGAAACAAAGGGAGAAGAAACATGCTTTTGTTAAATGGCTTAGAAACACTTTTCTTAATTAATGTGAAAAACATGCCGTGCTTCTTTTGGAATTTACCTCCTAATGTTtgaccaaaataattttaaggggCACCCTCCTAATGTTtgaccaaaataattttaaggggCACCCCTAATCGATAAGACTGCCCCTTACATAGCACAACTAATCTAAATGGCTTTCCCTGTGGCTTACACATTCCATGAACCAGTATATACTGCAATATACTGTGTTCTAGGCAACTGTGATATGCCCAAGGTAACAATTACGGTGGGAGTGGTATAATGAGAAGAGACGTGGACTGTTATCTGATGGATTAAATCATTAAAGGAGTGTTTTGAGTTTAGACATATGATCACCTGGATACATGGAAAGCAGGTCATGGAGTTAACTTCATATATGCATAGATGTGCATGTTGATTACTATTCCTTTGGTATCACCTGGAGAATATGTTCTTGTACCCTTAATTCTCTTGCATCAAGATCCATGTTTTATTACCTTTTTTTAAAGCCTTCTTTTATTGATCATTCATCTTTGCAGGCTTTGAAGCCATTGAAATTATGTTGCAGAGCATCATGGAAATGTGTCAAACTTCTATCTGAGATGTCTATGCAAAAGTCTGAAGGGTTTGTTGGTGATCTTTCAGAAGATGCTATTCTGGATTTTGTCACTGAGGCATGTAACCAAACAGTTTTTCTTTTAGATGTTCTCCATAAATCTGGCAGTCTTAGGGTGAAAAAGATCATTGTAAACAGTCTTGAAAATTGGTCTGTTGCTGAAGATTTGTTCAGAAGGCTGTCAGGTCCTGTGCCGTTGGTGAAACAATGGGTGAAGGTAGCATCTGCAAGATTCCAATTGTCTTCagtatgttttttcttttcgttttttgGCTGtctaaatatagtttaatttccAGATGCAATGTGAGAATAATAAGAACATGATTGTGGATGATGATGCTCCAACCTTGTACTGTTTGCTATCATCGTCTATGAGAGTGTCAAAGAGGACAATTGGTAAAATTTTACAGCAGGTCTGAGCATTTTTCATGTTTCCCTTTGGACAGATGTTATCAGTCTATTCCTTTTGCATTTTTTGATTGTGgattaagtattttttacttctcACCATTGgcttttttctcttccttttctttgtccctcATTTTCAGGAGCTTCTTGCTTACGAAGAAATGTATGCTGTGCATCCTGAATTTTGTCAAAGAATGCAAATGGAAGTTATAGATATCCTCTTGAAAGATGTATATGTCACAGATAGTCATTTGCAGAAATCACGAGTTTTGATCAGAAAAGGACGGGCACTGAGGTCCTGTGGTTCTGAAGGTTTGGAGGACTGTATACAATGCTTGTCAGAAGCAATCTCATTAATTGTGAGTTTTTTGGCCTCAGTGCATGTTTCTTGCTCTTACCTtctctttggttttgtttttttttgataaacttCTTACCTCTTCTTCATGATTAAAGGTTAAGTAGATGCTCTTTGCTCTGTACAATGATTTACTTACATACTCGCTTGAACAGAATGATGAATCATGTAGCCATGGAACTCCTGCCTGTCATCATTTAGCCGTGACATATTGCCTACGTGCGCTATGTACCCAGGAAGTGGAACCAAACTCAAAGGTGTTAATCACAAAAGGCTAGTTCCCTGATTTCACTACTTAATGCTTTAAGGACTGTCTGTGTTAGTATGCATATACACAATTGCTAATGAAGCTTTCTATTGTTACTAAATGTTTGCTTGGTTTTCCTTACAATCAGCAAGTCTTTCAAGATATCAAAGCTGCCTTGGATCTTTGGTTAAGCATTCCAATCCCAGATTATGGCATTGCGTACGATGAGGGTATCATGTCGCCTGACAGTGCACTTTTGTTTCTATATAATATAGTTGATTTGTTAGCAATGAAGGTATTTTTATGATCTTAtcgttttcttttatcattcttTACTTTTCAGCTCATAGAATCATTGCTTTATCTGTTCTTTGTATTCAGGGTTCTATGGAATTTCACAATGACATATATAAGTTGATGATTAGATTGTTTGAATGGAAGAATGTCCAACTGGAGACGTGCTTATCCATTTTGTGGGAGAGTAGAAGGCTTACCCATGCTCTTTGTGTTTCACCTGTAAATGATGCTTTGATAATGACCTCACCAGGTTTTTCTGGAGAACAATTCAGGTCTATTGATTCCTGGATTCATTGTCTAAAGGGGTCCCCACCTTTATTAGTTGGGTTCCAACTTAACTTTTCATATCTATTTGCAAACTTTCATTGCGACCCTGACAATCACAAACCTTACAAGTCTGATATCACTGTTGATGATGTTAAAGAAGCTGCCTTTAAACTCATTTCGAGTGTAAGATTTCCCCTAGGACCTAAGTTGCctctttcatttatttcataatcTCTCGTGACACAAAACTGTTAATAGTTTTCTATGATTCTTCTCATAGGTTCCTGCCACAAGCTATTCTTTTTTCATTGCTGGACATCTTTACTATGATTTGTGTGAAAGACTTATTGCAAATGGGCGTTTGTTTGAGGTAAGGGAGCAGTCTCTGGAAatcttgtttcttgattttctgaGACCTTAATTTCACTTTTTTGATTCTATTCTGTGCAAAACAGCACGCCTAATTTGGATGACTTTGTATTGAATAACTACATACCAGAATGGCCTCTTATTTCTGATTTCACTTTGTCCTAGTATACGATCtcaattaaattgttttgtgGGAATTCATGATAACTTCGTGAAACAAGAATATATCTCTTGTTTTAGACCAGTCAACATTGTAGGTGAAAAATTAGTGTAGACTGTTGATTGGAGTGTGCAAAATAGTAAGTCATATCTGGATTAAGTATGGGAGAAGCACGCTTGGAATGCAAAATGTATATGCAACCATACCATTACCATAGTTTTATGTAGACATTAGCAACATTGACAAAGAAGGGCATCAGAGGTGTAAGTGAAGCATGTTAGATATTGCAATTGCAAAGGTGATTCAGTAAGTGCTTTGAGTGGGTCTtacaaaagaatgatgaccatcTTTCAGAAGGGAATTGTAAACTCTTCACCAATAAATAGTTTGATTCATATGTTGCATGATGAAAGTGGATTATTGAATAATTCTTGAATCTGTCTGCCCAAAACTTTTAGTCTGGTATAAGCTAAATGGCAGATTTTGTTGTTCgtaaatttcaaaacaacactGAAATGGAATTGTGCCCTTAAAGCACTTGTTCAGCATATTAGACCAACTTTATGTGAATCCTGGAGCACTTCTGGATATTGCTTTTTTTGGATATAGCTGCTATCACAATGCacatttaattgttttgaatttgagcACTCATTAGATCTGCATGTGAGAGATGTAAAGCACCAAACTCAACCTCGTGGACACATGGGTTGTCAGGAATAGCAGTGATTGTTCTAATGTAATGTTTATAATCAAATTTTGGTCTTTTGAAGATTACGTGCCCCTATTAATTCATCTTAATTCTGTTTTTTCCATTGCAATTAAAGTACTTTTGTTCTTATACCATGTGCCTTTTCTGGTGCCCTACACTTGTCCTATTGTTTCAGTTGCATTTTCCACTTTGTTCCTTATTTAAGCTGTCAATCTGTTTTGAGTCACTTGTTACTAAAGCAAATGTCCACTGTTTTGTGGCCTAAGTAAGTTTATTCAGCTTTTATAAAACATGTCTCCAAAGTAGCTTCTCATGTTTGTCTCAGTTTGGCTATTTTGTTTTGGTAATGTAAGGCATGTTAGCTGTTATCCACATACACTTGTGTTATTTCTAGCCTGAAATTGTTTcattgttgtctttcttttcttctcttttctttctgtaCTGTGAAATTTGACTGTTTATGTTGTAAAGGATTATTAGAGAAAAATGGTCAGGCATCCAAATGGAATCATGATAGTAGTTAAGATAATTGGTAAGCATTTGCAAATAGCAACAGAGATTGACcatatttgattatattttgattttttaatatgaataaatCAATAAGCTATAGAGTTTCCTTAGCCTGTACGTATGTATTTCTAGAAAGTCCCacttttttcttccatttctagAAAATGGAAGGGAATGGTTTGGGAGAATTTTATCTATGAGGCTCTTCAAAGTTGAAAAGCCATCCTGtaattccaaaaacaaatcatagtCTGCTGTCCCACCTAGTTCACAGGCTTATTCGTATAAGATGCTTAGAAATTACTTTTTTCCTCAATGATATCTTGATTTTGGTTAGTTATAATTTCCCCTCTTCTCTCTCCACCGGAACAAAACCACTCTTATACTCTATCTGCAAGCctgtgtttctttttgttaaagcttTGCAAATAACTTTGTTTCAACTTATGCTCCAGTTCACTAGTTATACTCTCGTATACTTTGTAAATATGGCATTGCTTCTTTTTGTGCTTGTTTTGAGATAGTAATTTTGTGCACTGCACCCTTATATTGGTTCCATAACGGTTAGTAGTTAATCTTGATGTTTTAATGCCTCCTGCTGCtcatatgattttaattttgactatttttatCTCATGTTTGTAGGCACTTTCATATGCTAAAGAAGCTCACCGGTTGCGTACTAAACTCTTTAAAGAGAAATTTATGTATACTGTTGAGAAGCAATCAGAAAACTGCACTGGAGCGGGCAGTGATATGCAGAAGAATACATATGGTCTTTCTGATGTAAGAATGCAAAAATCAATTGCTTGTGAAGTTTGGTCATTCGATACCCTTCCACAGGACATGGATGCCTGTTATCTTAGCCCATGGAAAATACTTCAGTGTTACCTTGAAAGCACTCTCCAGGTCACCCCTTCTTTGACCAACACCTTTCTGACCTAGAAATTTAAGGCTGATTCTCTTGCATAGagtttattgattttctttggATTCCTTGCAGGTTGGAACTATCCATGAATTAATTGGAAATGGAATTGAGGCTGAAACGTTTTTACGGTGGGGTAAAGACATCTCCCGCTCCCAATGCTTGCCACTATTTATAGTTGCCTTTTCCTCTGTTTTAGGTATGAATTAATTAAGATCATGCTACCTGTTTCCCTGTATTAATTTCTGTGTTACGTAATAAATTGTTTTGTCTATCCTCTTACTATATCTGTCAAAACATCAGGTAAACTGTACTGCAACAAGGGGTCTTGGGATCTGTCAGAAAAGGAACTTCAAAATGCCAAACACGTTTTGGTACATGGCTGTgcagatttttcttgtttgaagtGTGGATTGATGCTTGAAGCCACAATTGATCAACGACTTGGTGATTTATCCCATAGTCTCTTTAATACAACAAGGAGTATAGAGAGACTATCTCTTGCTGAAAGTTTGTACAGATCAGCCCTAGACAGACTAGGTCATCCTGAATGGAAAAACTCTGTTAGCTATTCCAAAGATGTGGAAGAAATTGAGGGAGCTTCTGTCTGTTTCCCTACTTGTCAGGTGGGGCCTAAATTGAAGATGGAAAGTCAAAAATGTAGAAAAACTAGAAAGGCAACAAAATGTTTGTTAAAGGAGCAATCTTCTGTAACGGAGCACAGTACTAGATTAACTCGTTCCAGATATCATTCTTTTCAGAATCAGAAAGTAGACAGTTCTGCTGAGGTACAAGTCGGCCCTTTAAATCAAttgaaaggaaacaaaacatGCGATATAGTTGATCCTAATGGTCAGAGGCAGTGGCTCTCTGGAAGAAAAAGTTGCATGGTTGATTTGGGGTGTGAAATCATTTGCATTTGCAATGGAAAGAAGTGTTGGTTTTGCCTTGCGAGGGAAGTTAAGGAATCTGGATTGTTGAGCAATTTCATATATCTGAAATGGGAGTTTGCTCGTAGGCGGCTATCAATAAGGCTACTATCTGGCATTGGTTAGTGGGAACTGAGTTTCATTTCTTAGTTTGGTCATTGTTGCACGCAcaagaaatcataaaattataagtcATGATAATTCTTGGTGTCATCTCTGAATTATCAGTTTAAGAAAATAGTCTAATTTTAGTGGATTATTTTGGTCCGCTCAATGATCACTTAAAAAGTGATGCAGAAGAGTTGAGAATTGATCCTTCAACAGAAAAACAAGGACAACTTATTTGGGATATATGAGTGGATGGGCATTTGTTGTGGTACTGAGAGTATTAAAGCCTAATGATTAAATGACATATATTGACTCTTGCATGCAGGTAATGCAGGAACGCATAAGGGATGTTCTGGTGCTGTTTTTTAGGAGCTATGAACAGTGTTTAGAATAGGGATTTTACGTGTTTTAGGTATAATAGTTATATAGGATTGATTGGGTATGAAGGTTTGGATGTTTAGTAGTTCAATGTAGATGTTTGATGGTTAGAATATATGTCTGTTTTCTGGAAATTGTAGAAAGATGTAGGGAAATACTACTTTTCCTTCATAGTCGGTTTTCTAATCCTAGAAGGACTTGGACTCTTGAATAAGAAAATACTTTTCCTATCTAAACCTACTTAATTATGGACTTCTTGCCAATGAACTGTAGCTCATCAGGCACTAGTGTCCCTCCTGTCCCCCAATAGGTCTTGAGTTCAAACCTCTCTTTAGTAACCAAACATGTTTTAGGaatttttagttaaaactaagagaaaaaaaaacttagatctAGATAATTTTGAGC is part of the Populus nigra chromosome 8, ddPopNigr1.1, whole genome shotgun sequence genome and harbors:
- the LOC133702256 gene encoding separase, with the translated sequence MAASVEESSALISKLESPSISTPIYSPFSNYLLPFTDLSKKPLNQNQTLTLTRSLAKKFLPFVNRCLSILPKRLSDLLNSPSFKQDDGGIPELVIEMFDAYRLCLDCLESVASQLAGKPYAVYRQRLRLACCLDAWGLYREGENEGFRVLERLRGLDSGPKSKNNRKKKLGEYLPVLLEDGDLDFAKMVVEVAVAILKCVALGQSKNDGDYKRVIGMVHEVKPWFRVLDANSHEKLHRMLVTYLRKCTQFLAGELMIFDGGTVCAFCTATLNEYAESSMKDQIYKFARHTCSVFFLQVDRYSVKFDILICVLDSLAQKCKVEVEIWGIELVELVAYCASKCHAATTISCSTFAECLNDLAGVFCQVMTPLEMIIRLYAIGLSFIDQNAKSMIGDVMPSKGAKDEHAVGILDGVTLCNLAPVLGSLRSYFYDNCEENYVSCGIDYEDLASDIHLDSHHGTSLNCTQKSREVYLLAYLNVLKFLCKPLSEHVISQNKQIIFKSDVAALSMMLCSIQEAFHQFSDIVFYFHRNKSKREAAGFDENKMILTVSVATFILSSRTKHKLQKSVHLIKQIIASEWIQPQGLKYISASLYSVGLLLYRNKQVNEALKPLKLCCRASWKCVKLLSEMSMQKSEGFVGDLSEDAILDFVTEACNQTVFLLDVLHKSGSLRVKKIIVNSLENWSVAEDLFRRLSGPVPLVKQWVKMQCENNKNMIVDDDAPTLYCLLSSSMRVSKRTIGKILQQELLAYEEMYAVHPEFCQRMQMEVIDILLKDVYVTDSHLQKSRVLIRKGRALRSCGSEGLEDCIQCLSEAISLINDESCSHGTPACHHLAVTYCLRALCTQEVEPNSKQVFQDIKAALDLWLSIPIPDYGIAYDEGIMSPDSALLFLYNIVDLLAMKGSMEFHNDIYKLMIRLFEWKNVQLETCLSILWESRRLTHALCVSPVNDALIMTSPGFSGEQFRSIDSWIHCLKGSPPLLVGFQLNFSYLFANFHCDPDNHKPYKSDITVDDVKEAAFKLISSVPATSYSFFIAGHLYYDLCERLIANGRLFEALSYAKEAHRLRTKLFKEKFMYTVEKQSENCTGAGSDMQKNTYGLSDVRMQKSIACEVWSFDTLPQDMDACYLSPWKILQCYLESTLQVGTIHELIGNGIEAETFLRWGKDISRSQCLPLFIVAFSSVLGKLYCNKGSWDLSEKELQNAKHVLVHGCADFSCLKCGLMLEATIDQRLGDLSHSLFNTTRSIERLSLAESLYRSALDRLGHPEWKNSVSYSKDVEEIEGASVCFPTCQVGPKLKMESQKCRKTRKATKCLLKEQSSVTEHSTRLTRSRYHSFQNQKVDSSAEVQVGPLNQLKGNKTCDIVDPNGQRQWLSGRKSCMVDLGCEIICICNGKKCWFCLAREVKESGLLSNFIYLKWEFARRRLSIRLLSGIGKCLEIQGKFHEAHEILSQSISVLVSQNPFTHARIPFTFLLDLVGKELPGDVFSIERAAVLYDISWFSLKSYSSKDNGTICCDLYHVQVPKIVSWLMLAFVLCRQVPAVLQKVSRLLSAIFVLSSSSKTFSLSNYSKVLSESHWASFFHQASLGNNLNCQFLSNTTLKHKAQNFADDQGSCVTASAWEGAETCNLPRLAPESFQDLEQFVTEFYSGLPCTTVICISLIGGPCANLLKDLLQYPSCISAWMLLSRLKFKSQPIMMLLPVNKVLEETSDDDCAMSCTGEFIASNNLDKHWHCPWGWTVVDDVAPTFRFILEENYLSSSKFPLEDTKENRNLWWTKRKELDHRLGKLLRKIEDSWLGPWRCVLLGDWFNCSRLDSIMKKLVHDLKSKCKINTNESFLKVILQGARHSFNEEGCISSLMSLKKGCFIAQAGYSEEKRCETFSEVSEGAKKLSDLAVQLVYDAVNELQEEESTIKEPVILVLDYEVQMLPWENIPILRNQEVYRMPSVGSICFTLDRSCRQQEQVEKITTAFPLIDPLDAFYLLNPGGDLSSTQVEFENWFIDQNLEGKAGSAPTSEELSSALKNHDLFIYFGHGSGAQYISQQEIQKLENCAATLLMGCSSGSLSLNGCYAPQGTALSYLLAGSPVIVANLWEVTDKDIDRFGKAMLDAWLKERSSVSLGCDQCNLVAKEFEAMNIKAGKGKAKKKVPKTKAAGTFDGGVVINSCDHRPKIGAFMGQAREACTLPFLIGASPVCYGIPTSIGIKKDL